Part of the Fusobacterium varium genome is shown below.
GCAGGAATAAGTTATGTAAGAGTACTAGGAAAAGATAATACGAAATTAACAGGAAGAATGAAAGATAGTACAGACTTTAAAGTAAAAGGTCCAAATTTTAAAGAATCAAAATTAAGATTAGAGGGCAGAGTAGAATATGAGCAGGAAAATGGAATATTCTATAGTGCAAGTTTAGGAATGGATATAGGGAATAAGAAAGAGAAAGAAGTAAATGCAAGAGTAGGAATAGGGTATAGATTTTGATAAAGAAAAGGCTGAAGGATAAAAACTTTAGCCTTTTCTTTTCTTTTTTTATATTAAATTTCAAATTGGGGATAAATTTTAGTAATATTTTCTTCTTCAATACAAATATACTTTAATGTTTGTTCTGCTGATGAGTGATTAAAAGCTTTCATCAAAAGAGCAATATTTAAAGTTCCTTTGTATACATGGTATCCCCATGTTTTTCTAAGAGAATGTGATCCAATAGGATATTCTATATTCAACATATCTCTTAATTTATGAAACTCTTGACTTATTCCATTCACACTAACAGGGCTATCAATTTTATATTTGATATTATAACGTGAAAGGCTTTTAAATATATAACCTTCTTTTGTAGAGAAGCCTATAGACTTATAATAAGCTTTTAATTCTTTAATGGCTTTTTGGCAGGTCTTATTAAAAGCAATAGTTCTAATCTTCCTAGTTTTTTTTTCTTTTATAGTAACTTCCCAGTTAGAATTAATCATTTCAAATCTAAGTTGAGCTAGATCAGAAATTCTAAGTCCTACATTTACTCCAATATTAATAAAACTAAGAAAACCAATTTTATTAATCTCTCCCAGATATTTTCTAATATTTTCTAAATCTTTTTCTTTTATTCTTTTAACTTCCTGTCCTTTTTGATTCATTGATAAAACTCTCCCCTATATGATAATTATATTTTTCTGAATGACCATGTCAAACAGTGTTTGTGAAAATTTCTATCTGAAATATTATACCATATAACAAATAAAAAAAGTAGTTGTATATAATAGTTGAAAAATTAAAAAAATACAAGATACTATATTTAAAACTGAATTATGAATAAAATATATAGTAAAAATGATAAAAAAGTTAATTTTATACTTTCAATCCTAGTAAATATATATTATATACTTATAGATTCCTAGATTTTATTCTTAAATATTTAAAAAACTTAAAGTTATTTTTTAT
Proteins encoded:
- a CDS encoding putative recombinase, producing MNQKGQEVKRIKEKDLENIRKYLGEINKIGFLSFINIGVNVGLRISDLAQLRFEMINSNWEVTIKEKKTRKIRTIAFNKTCQKAIKELKAYYKSIGFSTKEGYIFKSLSRYNIKYKIDSPVSVNGISQEFHKLRDMLNIEYPIGSHSLRKTWGYHVYKGTLNIALLMKAFNHSSAEQTLKYICIEEENITKIYPQFEI